The following coding sequences lie in one Arachis hypogaea cultivar Tifrunner chromosome 4, arahy.Tifrunner.gnm2.J5K5, whole genome shotgun sequence genomic window:
- the LOC112797614 gene encoding uncharacterized protein produces MEIRFLYISFIGHINFINNCRMENLFKSWISRHLGMEEEEEENDDTIIMNNYSMNEEQEFLMKIFNGRPDFSSPESSEHYYYSSPNNNNNNSYNNNDPNNCDTSPNNNNSSVSFEDTRVQKSKSSNSSSSTYLLSFEPNSFKGRSRGDDGFELFEASMNKNDEGGTTKKRKGKTVDHIIAERKRRQDLTRSIIQLSATIPGLKKMDKAHVIRESLSYIKILQDRVKELENQIKDRRVDSAIFIGRSQDSLSTDKSTISCEITSDNNNGGGGFNESSLEIEAKVMEKEVLIRIQCEKQKNNIIMLKIHAFLDKLHLSIASNSVIPFGTSTLVIITIVAEMDNGGKFSMTMNELVKSLREDLMETNNNAW; encoded by the exons ATGGAAATTAGATTTCTCTATATAAGTTTCATTGGGCACATTAATTTCATCAACAACTGCAGAATGGAGAATTTATTCAAGAGTTGGATTTCTCGACATCTG ggaatggaagaagaagaagaagaaaatgatgataCGATCATCATGAACAACTACTCAATGAATGAAGAGCAAGAGTTCCTAATGAAAATCTTTAATGGCCGACCAGATTTCTCATCACCAGAAAGTAGCgaacattattattattcttcccccaataataataacaataatagttaTAATAATAATGATCCTAATAATTGTGACACAAGCCCCAATAACAATAACAGTAGTGTATCATTTGAAGACACAAGAGTGCAAAAAAGTAAAAGCTCCAATTCTAGTTCTTCTACCTATCTATTATCATTTGAGCCTAATTCATTTAAAGGAAGAAGTAGAGGTGATGATGGGTTTGAATTATTTGAAGCAAGTATGAATAAAAATGATGAAGGTGGAACAACAAAAAAGCGCAAAGGAAAGACAGTAGATCACATAATAGCTGAGAGGAAAAGGAGGCAAGACCTAACAAGAAGCATCATCCAACTTTCAGCCACTATACCTGGCTTGAAGAAG ATGGACAAGGCTCACGTAATTCGTGAATCTCTAAGTTACATAAAAATTCTTCAAGATCGAGTGAAAGAGTTGGAGAACCAAATCAAAGATAGAAGAGTAGATTCAGCAATATTCATAGGAAGATCACAAGACTCATTATCAACAGATAAAAGCACAATCAGCTGTGAAATAACATCAGATAACAACAATGGTGGTGGTGGTTTCAATGAATCATCACTTGAGATTGAAGCAAAAGTCATGGAAAAAGAAGTTCTCATTAGAATCCAATGTGAGAAGCAAAAAAACAACATAATAATGCTCAAAATACATGCCTTTCTTGACAAGCTTCATCTCTCTATAGCAAGTAACAGTGTGATACCATTTGGGACTTCTACTCTCGTAATAATTACCATTGTTGCTGAG ATGGATAATGGTGGCAAATTCAGCATGACAATGAATGAACTAGTGAAAAGCCTCAGAGAAGATTTGATGGAGACAAACAATAATGCATGGTAG